The nucleotide window CTCAAACTTTTTTGTTCCGCGCCACTCTGACACTGCATTTTTGTCAGAGCCAATTGCCTTGTCTTTTACTTCCTCTATGTGCACTATTGCTGGCAGGTTCACCCACTGTCCGACAAATACGGCATCGCCTACATTTAGCGATGTTAGCTGGTTTATCAAATCCCTGCTGATTGACTCTGCAGCGGATGCGATTTGATGCTGGTCGTCTTCCTGGACTATTTTCATTACTGCCAGTGAGCCCATCTGGGATAATACATTTGGATCAATGTTTCTTGGTCGTTGTGACACTATACACAACCCTAGGCCGAACTTGCGTCCCTCACGGGCAATCTTGGCAGCCCAGTATTTTGTGTGGGTGTCCTCACCCTTTGGAATGAACACATGAGCTTCTTCAATTATTACAAATATTGGCGAGTCGAATCTGTATCTTTTTGCCGTTTTGCTCTTTGTGTTCTTTGCCATGAGAGCGGATTTTCTGTCGGTTAGCAATTCCTGGAAATAATATGCAAGGGCCACATTTGCCTGCTTTTCTGATAGCTCTGAAATGTTCAGCACATTTACCTTGCCTTCCTTGATTAGCCCTAGCGGGTCCATGATGTCTGGGTCCAAAACATCGGCAAATCTGTGCCTGGCATCGTCTATCTTATCCTGGACTCGGTCTGCTGAATGCCTATCATCCTTTCTTTCAGGATTTGCGCCAATCATTGCAACATTGTGGTCTAGCGCATCCCAAAAATTCTGGGCCTCTTTGACATCTGGGGTAAATGCCAATCTCAAAACCCTTTGCTGAATGTCTGCATTTTCTCTGATTTCTAAAACATCTGCTAGTGTGTTTGCATCTAATAGTCTTGGATTTATTTTTGCATCAATCACATTAATTCCAGGAATCCGAAGATCAGAGTAATCATTATGATAATCAAATATTATTAGTGTCCCATCTAGTGTAGAGATTTGCTTTGCCAACAGTGACACGAGGTTGCTTTTTCCCATTCCAGTCATTGCAAGTATTCCCAAATGCCGTGATACTATCTTGTTCAGATTCACCTTGGCCTCTATCTGTGAGTTTCTAAGCAGGCTGCCGATTTTCACCCATTCGTCTTTTTGTGGAGCAAAAATGTTTCCTAGATCATCTCTTGTGGCACTCAGAATTGCAGTTCCTGGAATTGGTGGAATTGCGGGCAATACTACGATGCTTTTTTGCAGCTGCGCCAAATATCCAAGTATGCCGACTTTGGCAGTAAAGCTTTTGTCGCGAGAGTTAATGTCTGCAATCTCTTTGCTTTCTATTGCCTCATCAAAATTATGAATATCAGTCAGTGCTGCGCTGGTAACAAATGATCTCTCTACTAATCCAAGCAGCTTACCATCCTGAGAATCAATCACGACATATTCTCCAACAGAGAGTGGCCGAGATGTTTGGGCAGTAACAGATGTTGGCTTGGACTCGCCAATCACAACACCAATCGTCATGGTATGGGCCTCAGAGCAAAAAACTTCATAAAAAAACTTGTCAGGCCGTGATAAATAAATTCCAAGATTGACTCGGCATTGACCTGCGTTTGTATCTTTATGCAAAAATAAACCAGGCATGATATAATAATTACATGTTTTATGTGGTGTTTGTTCGAATTTCGAACAACGATCATATAATTATTACAATTCTTTTGTGTTTGAATCGATAATCTTAAAAATATTGACTGTATATCATAGCAGTGCTACACTACCCAGACACCATAGTTGCAACAGCTGTCGAGGAAAAGGTAGCAAAAAAACTGCACAAGCACCTAAGTTCACTTGGCCTAGAGTGCAAGATGATTCCAGATGGAACAATGGACTTTGAGTATGATTACCCACGATCATCGCTTGATGGTCCAAACCCTGGAGTCGCAAGCAGAGGAGTATTCAAGGTAGCCGATGGTATTGACTACA belongs to Candidatus Nitrosotenuis cloacae and includes:
- a CDS encoding ATP-binding protein, with translation MTIGVVIGESKPTSVTAQTSRPLSVGEYVVIDSQDGKLLGLVERSFVTSAALTDIHNFDEAIESKEIADINSRDKSFTAKVGILGYLAQLQKSIVVLPAIPPIPGTAILSATRDDLGNIFAPQKDEWVKIGSLLRNSQIEAKVNLNKIVSRHLGILAMTGMGKSNLVSLLAKQISTLDGTLIIFDYHNDYSDLRIPGINVIDAKINPRLLDANTLADVLEIRENADIQQRVLRLAFTPDVKEAQNFWDALDHNVAMIGANPERKDDRHSADRVQDKIDDARHRFADVLDPDIMDPLGLIKEGKVNVLNISELSEKQANVALAYYFQELLTDRKSALMAKNTKSKTAKRYRFDSPIFVIIEEAHVFIPKGEDTHTKYWAAKIAREGRKFGLGLCIVSQRPRNIDPNVLSQMGSLAVMKIVQEDDQHQIASAAESISRDLINQLTSLNVGDAVFVGQWVNLPAIVHIEEVKDKAIGSDKNAVSEWRGTKKFEKIAESTQGLIQKDLLLD